A region of Rhodohalobacter barkolensis DNA encodes the following proteins:
- the recR gene encoding recombination mediator RecR: protein MQITSEVLERAIEELAKLPGTGRKSAQRIAIHLLKQSDERVLTLADSLVQLKKSVKRCSVCGTITDEDPCSICSNQKRKTGVICVVEEFQDVYIIEKTNEFRGRYHVLGGTISPLDNIGPDDIRIKELLERLANDDEPVEEVILALNPDAEGEATSYYINKLLLNYDVNVTRIAYGIPMGTELEFIDEATLSRAFASRTSF from the coding sequence ATGCAAATAACTTCTGAAGTATTAGAGCGTGCAATTGAAGAGCTGGCAAAACTTCCGGGAACCGGACGTAAATCTGCACAACGAATTGCCATTCATCTTCTTAAGCAATCTGATGAGCGTGTCTTAACCCTTGCCGATTCCCTGGTTCAACTCAAGAAATCTGTAAAACGGTGCTCTGTTTGCGGAACGATCACCGATGAAGACCCCTGTTCTATCTGCAGTAATCAAAAGCGAAAAACAGGTGTAATCTGTGTTGTTGAGGAATTTCAGGATGTTTACATCATCGAAAAAACAAACGAATTCCGGGGCCGATACCACGTGCTTGGCGGAACCATCTCTCCTTTGGATAACATCGGACCGGATGACATCCGAATCAAAGAGCTGCTGGAGCGGCTTGCCAATGACGATGAACCGGTGGAAGAAGTTATTCTGGCACTAAATCCTGACGCCGAAGGTGAAGCCACCTCCTACTACATCAATAAATTACTGCTCAATTATGATGTAAATGTCACCCGAATTGCATACGGAATTCCAATGGGAACGGAGCTGGAGTTCATCGATGAAGCAACTTTGAGTCGCGCTTTTGCCAGCCGTACATCCTTCTAA
- a CDS encoding S10 family peptidase — translation MSFTALNLHAQDRVLPADTTITSFDEVMIKGQNVPYQVDVGTQPVYGEEDEIIASLFYTYYKRTDVDNDEERPIFISFNGGPGAGSLWMHLGYTGPKKLIIDDEGYPIQPYGVEDNPHSILDVADIVFVNPVNTGLSRILNEGKREQFFGVQEDITYLAQWIDNFVSRAERWRSPKYLIGESYGTPRVSGLAGQLQGSHWMFLNGVILVSPTGLGMDPEGPTPRASVLKLPYYAATAWYHEQLPPELQNRELTDLLDEVEEYTVEEFLPALTYGGFIDEDRKSEVASQVAYYSGLSEQFVRNYNLAVPASAFWKELLRDEGHTIGRLDSRYKGIDREDGGERYDYPAEYSSWKHSFTPAINHYIRDVLGFKTELQYYVSGPVRPWNRDGNTTGEMLRGAMAENPYLNVMVQSGYFDGATDYFTAKYVMWNIDPSGKMKDRFSFEGYESGHMMYLRRPDLETSNEHIREFIRKSAPENGAPARY, via the coding sequence ATGAGTTTTACAGCACTAAACCTGCATGCACAGGACAGAGTTCTGCCGGCAGATACCACGATTACTTCATTTGATGAAGTAATGATTAAAGGTCAAAATGTTCCGTACCAGGTGGATGTAGGAACACAACCGGTTTATGGTGAAGAAGATGAAATTATAGCTTCTCTCTTCTATACATATTACAAAAGAACGGATGTAGATAATGATGAAGAACGCCCTATATTTATCTCATTCAACGGAGGGCCAGGGGCGGGGTCATTATGGATGCACTTAGGATATACCGGACCCAAAAAATTAATCATTGATGATGAAGGATATCCCATTCAGCCATATGGAGTGGAAGATAATCCGCACTCAATACTTGATGTTGCCGATATTGTATTCGTAAATCCTGTGAACACAGGCTTATCCAGAATACTGAATGAGGGAAAAAGAGAACAGTTCTTTGGAGTGCAAGAAGATATTACCTATCTGGCCCAATGGATAGATAATTTTGTTTCGCGGGCAGAAAGATGGAGATCTCCGAAATACCTGATTGGTGAGAGTTATGGTACTCCAAGGGTGTCGGGACTGGCTGGGCAGCTTCAGGGTAGCCACTGGATGTTTTTAAATGGGGTGATACTGGTGTCACCAACCGGGCTTGGAATGGACCCTGAAGGGCCAACGCCAAGAGCATCCGTTTTGAAGCTTCCCTACTATGCAGCCACAGCCTGGTATCACGAACAGTTGCCGCCAGAACTTCAAAACAGAGAGTTGACGGATCTTTTGGATGAAGTTGAAGAATATACGGTTGAGGAATTTTTACCTGCGTTGACATATGGTGGTTTTATTGATGAAGACCGGAAATCAGAGGTTGCATCACAAGTTGCTTACTATTCAGGGTTATCCGAACAGTTTGTCCGGAATTATAACCTGGCCGTACCGGCATCAGCATTTTGGAAAGAGTTGTTGCGGGATGAAGGGCATACGATTGGCAGGCTGGACTCCCGGTACAAAGGAATTGATAGGGAAGATGGCGGCGAACGGTACGATTACCCGGCAGAATATTCTTCCTGGAAACATTCGTTTACGCCGGCTATAAATCATTACATTCGTGACGTTTTGGGTTTCAAAACAGAACTGCAGTATTATGTATCAGGCCCGGTACGCCCTTGGAACAGAGATGGTAACACTACCGGTGAAATGTTGCGTGGTGCAATGGCGGAAAATCCTTATCTGAATGTTATGGTTCAGTCCGGTTATTTTGACGGAGCCACAGATTATTTCACAGCTAAATATGTAATGTGGAATATTGATCCCAGCGGAAAAATGAAAGATAGGTTTTCTTTTGAAGGATACGAAAGCGGGCATATGATGTATCTTCGCAGGCCTGACCTTGAAACTTCTAATGAACACATTCGTGAATTCATTAGAAAATCTGCACCGGAGAACGGGGCTCCGGCTAGGTATTAA
- a CDS encoding proline dehydrogenase family protein: MKLPFFLAKRFVAGETFKSAVPKIEALNKKKIKVTLDLLGENVKLKTTADETVNEYISLLNDIHSAGLKSTISIKLTMLGLDIDELYCRDNLYKLLDEARKSDSFVRIDMEGSDYTQQTIDVFKEVFKEYGKHVGIVIQAYLHRTKDDINDLAELGADVRLCKGAYNEPERVALQKMSDIREAFKEYSKVLLDKTSYPRIATHDDELVNWVKDYSVENKIGKARFEFQMLYGLREETMEQLTNDGYNTRVYVPYGTMWFPYFKRRLMERKENIFFIFTTMFKK, translated from the coding sequence ATGAAATTACCTTTTTTTCTTGCAAAGCGATTTGTGGCAGGTGAGACTTTTAAATCTGCTGTTCCAAAAATTGAAGCACTCAACAAAAAAAAAATTAAAGTAACACTCGATCTTCTCGGTGAAAATGTTAAACTAAAAACAACAGCAGACGAGACTGTAAATGAGTATATCAGTCTTTTGAATGATATACACTCTGCCGGATTGAAAAGTACAATCTCCATAAAGCTGACCATGCTTGGTCTGGATATAGACGAACTTTACTGTAGAGATAATCTTTACAAACTTCTTGATGAAGCCCGAAAATCCGATTCATTTGTACGAATTGATATGGAAGGTTCAGATTATACGCAACAAACTATTGATGTATTTAAAGAAGTATTTAAAGAATACGGAAAGCACGTAGGGATAGTCATTCAGGCATACCTTCACAGAACAAAAGATGACATAAATGATTTAGCAGAACTGGGGGCGGATGTAAGATTATGCAAGGGTGCTTATAATGAGCCGGAACGCGTGGCGCTGCAAAAAATGTCGGATATCAGGGAAGCATTTAAAGAATATTCAAAAGTACTTCTTGATAAAACATCTTATCCTCGTATTGCTACACATGACGATGAGCTTGTTAACTGGGTGAAAGATTATTCTGTTGAAAATAAAATCGGGAAGGCACGATTTGAATTTCAGATGTTATACGGTCTTCGTGAAGAGACCATGGAACAGCTTACCAATGATGGATACAATACCCGGGTGTATGTACCTTATGGTACGATGTGGTTTCCCTATTTTAAACGCCGACTCATGGAAAGAAAAGAAAACATCTTCTTCATTTTCACTACCATGTTCAAAAAATAA
- a CDS encoding NAD(P)-dependent malic enzyme, protein MSNKTEDYGKKAVEAHKKYGGKVAIHSKMPLDTQEDLSIAYTPGVAQPCLDISENRELAYDYTNKQNTVAVVSDGSAVLGLGNIGPEASMPVMEGKAVLFKKFADVDAIPIVLSSQNTEEIITAVKMIAPTFGGINLEDISAPRCFEIEKRLKEELDIPVMHDDQHGTAVVTLAGIINALKVTGKKFEDLKVVINGAGAAGMAIIYLLREVGVKQIIMCDSRGIIHKDRGNLTSVKEEVAKITNENQLEGDLEDAVQNTDVFIGVSVPGVLTPDMVRSMNDDPIIFAMANPIPEIMPAEAVQAGARIIATGRSDFPNQINNVLAFPGIFRGLLDARASKLTNKMYIAAAYAIADVVKEPNEDKIIPGPFDEGVAEAVAKAVKKSAIDSP, encoded by the coding sequence ATGTCTAATAAAACAGAAGACTACGGGAAAAAAGCAGTAGAAGCGCATAAAAAGTATGGCGGTAAAGTTGCCATACACTCCAAAATGCCGCTCGACACACAGGAAGATTTAAGTATTGCTTACACACCCGGAGTAGCACAACCGTGTCTCGACATTTCAGAAAACAGGGAATTAGCATACGATTATACCAATAAGCAGAATACCGTTGCTGTGGTAAGTGACGGCTCTGCCGTACTTGGTTTGGGCAATATAGGGCCGGAAGCGTCCATGCCTGTAATGGAAGGAAAAGCCGTACTGTTTAAAAAGTTTGCTGATGTTGACGCTATTCCAATCGTACTCTCTTCACAAAATACTGAGGAGATTATTACCGCTGTTAAAATGATTGCCCCAACATTTGGAGGGATCAACCTCGAGGATATCTCAGCTCCGAGATGCTTTGAAATAGAAAAACGCCTCAAAGAAGAGCTGGATATTCCCGTAATGCATGATGACCAGCACGGAACGGCAGTTGTAACACTCGCCGGGATCATTAACGCGCTGAAAGTGACCGGAAAAAAGTTTGAAGATCTGAAAGTGGTCATCAACGGAGCCGGCGCTGCAGGAATGGCTATCATCTACTTACTGAGAGAGGTCGGTGTAAAGCAGATCATCATGTGCGACAGCCGGGGGATCATTCATAAAGATCGCGGCAATCTCACATCTGTAAAAGAAGAAGTAGCTAAGATCACGAACGAAAATCAGCTCGAAGGAGATCTTGAAGATGCCGTTCAAAACACGGATGTCTTCATTGGAGTCTCTGTTCCCGGTGTTTTAACACCGGATATGGTTCGAAGCATGAATGATGATCCAATCATTTTCGCCATGGCTAACCCGATCCCGGAAATTATGCCTGCAGAAGCAGTTCAGGCAGGGGCCAGAATTATTGCCACGGGTCGATCAGATTTTCCAAATCAGATCAACAATGTGCTCGCATTTCCGGGAATCTTCAGAGGATTGCTGGACGCGCGCGCATCTAAACTGACTAACAAGATGTACATTGCCGCAGCGTATGCCATCGCTGACGTTGTGAAGGAACCGAATGAAGATAAAATCATACCGGGACCTTTTGATGAAGGAGTTGCAGAAGCTGTTGCAAAAGCGGTGAAGAAATCTGCGATAGACAGTCCATAA
- a CDS encoding YbaB/EbfC family nucleoid-associated protein, with amino-acid sequence MSEFNMADMFGKLNDMQAKVKEAQEKLGEVTVEADAGGGMVKVKANGKREVISIEIDKDVIDPEDKEMLEDLVVAGVNKALSKAEEAGKEKMQDVYKDMLPGGGIPGMDMSKFGL; translated from the coding sequence ATGAGTGAATTTAATATGGCCGATATGTTTGGAAAGCTTAACGATATGCAAGCCAAAGTGAAAGAAGCACAGGAAAAACTTGGCGAAGTTACCGTTGAAGCTGATGCCGGCGGCGGAATGGTTAAAGTTAAAGCTAACGGTAAACGGGAAGTAATCAGTATTGAAATTGATAAGGATGTCATCGACCCGGAAGACAAGGAGATGCTTGAAGACCTGGTTGTTGCCGGTGTAAATAAAGCTCTTTCAAAAGCTGAAGAAGCAGGAAAAGAGAAAATGCAGGATGTATATAAAGATATGCTGCCCGGCGGCGGAATTCCCGGCATGGATATGAGTAAATTTGGCCTTTAA
- a CDS encoding sodium-dependent transporter: MSDKERFATKWGLILSVLGIAVGTGNIWRFPRIAAQQGGDDGAGAFLIAWVTFLFIWSIPLIIAEYGIGRNGRKGVVGSFIKLVGEKFAWAGSFVGFVATAIMFYYSVVAGWCLYYLIESIFSALPESVEQADAVWNGFQGSMLPSVFHALIMFCGALVIIKGIKSIERINKILIPSLLLVLIIALVRALTLEGSGAGVLYLFTPDWATLKQPRLWLEALTQNAWDTGAAWGLILTYGAYMRKRDDITITALQTGIGNNIVSLVAALIIFSTVFGTLGSQMTDGEILNVMQTAGPAGTGLTFMWMPQLFHEMAGGKILAILFFLGLTFAAFSSLISMIELATKVFIDMGITRKKAAIAVCATGFLFGLPSAMNLEFFANQDFVWGVGLMVSGGFISFAVITFGADKFRNTLVNTDESKVKLGKWWTAIIKYVIPVEVITLLVWWIYLSAAIYAPETWYNPLSTFSVATVLMQWGIMMALFKFYNHKIAQKTILN, from the coding sequence GTGTCGGATAAAGAACGATTTGCTACTAAATGGGGATTAATTTTAAGTGTACTGGGAATTGCTGTTGGTACAGGGAATATTTGGCGATTTCCTCGTATAGCAGCTCAACAGGGTGGAGACGATGGGGCGGGAGCTTTTCTTATTGCTTGGGTTACATTTTTATTTATATGGTCCATTCCGCTCATTATTGCTGAATATGGAATTGGGCGAAATGGCCGAAAGGGTGTTGTAGGGTCATTCATTAAACTGGTCGGTGAAAAATTTGCCTGGGCCGGTTCATTTGTTGGTTTTGTAGCTACTGCCATTATGTTCTATTACAGTGTGGTTGCTGGATGGTGCCTTTATTATTTAATTGAATCAATATTTTCTGCACTGCCTGAAAGTGTGGAACAGGCCGATGCAGTATGGAACGGATTTCAGGGATCTATGCTTCCATCTGTATTTCATGCGTTAATTATGTTTTGTGGTGCACTTGTGATTATTAAAGGGATTAAAAGCATTGAGCGTATCAACAAAATTTTAATTCCTTCACTGCTGCTTGTATTAATCATAGCTTTGGTAAGGGCACTGACTCTTGAAGGCAGTGGAGCCGGTGTTTTATATCTGTTTACACCTGACTGGGCAACCCTGAAACAACCGCGTTTATGGTTGGAGGCACTTACACAAAATGCATGGGATACCGGTGCAGCTTGGGGTCTGATACTAACTTATGGAGCTTATATGCGAAAGCGTGATGATATTACAATTACGGCCCTGCAAACAGGCATTGGTAATAATATCGTATCTCTCGTAGCAGCTCTGATAATTTTCTCAACCGTATTTGGAACTCTGGGAAGTCAAATGACTGACGGAGAAATTCTGAACGTAATGCAAACAGCCGGACCTGCAGGTACAGGATTAACATTTATGTGGATGCCGCAGTTGTTTCACGAAATGGCAGGCGGTAAAATTCTGGCAATCCTGTTTTTCCTTGGATTAACATTTGCAGCTTTCAGTTCGCTTATTTCCATGATTGAGCTGGCTACAAAGGTATTTATTGATATGGGAATTACTCGGAAAAAAGCAGCCATTGCAGTTTGTGCAACCGGATTTCTTTTTGGACTTCCCTCAGCAATGAATCTGGAATTTTTTGCTAATCAGGATTTCGTGTGGGGTGTTGGCCTGATGGTTTCGGGTGGATTTATCTCGTTCGCGGTGATTACATTTGGAGCAGATAAATTCAGAAATACTCTTGTGAATACAGATGAAAGTAAAGTTAAGCTTGGAAAGTGGTGGACTGCTATCATAAAGTATGTGATACCTGTTGAAGTGATCACACTGCTCGTGTGGTGGATTTACCTGAGTGCTGCTATTTATGCCCCCGAAACATGGTACAACCCCCTTAGTACATTTTCTGTTGCAACAGTATTAATGCAGTGGGGCATTATGATGGCACTGTTTAAATTCTACAACCACAAAATTGCACAAAAAACTATTTTAAATTAA
- a CDS encoding M1 family metallopeptidase, translating into MLKIKLVLLLAATLLFTTFLPTNSSAQKAGYWQQAVDYEMDIDFDVETNRYQGHQKLTYHNNSPDTIDRVFYHLFFNAFQPNSMMDKRSRTIADPDRRVRDRIYHYDETEIGYQKIDWIKQNGEEVEFTVKGTIMEVHLNEPIEPGESVVFEMEHEAQVPLQTRRSGRDNAEGVRYSMSQWFPKIAAYDENGWHANPYIGREFYAPFGTFDVKIHIDRDYVVAAGSILQNPEEVGYGYETADMQVNRPSGEKLTWHFQSEDVHDFMWAADPDYTHTTAQVPGGPLLRFFYQKETVAENAPEERQSELLANWEALPEYTVKSFQYMSENYGDYAYDEYITIQGGDGGMEYTMGTLITGNRNLQSLVGVTVHEFVHAWYEGALGNNETKDQWIDEGFTSYASSFITNHLFNDGEGDPMLSRYNGYYRTVEAGIEEPMHIHADHYVTNAAYGMASYTKGAMFLHQLGYVIGDDVLKETLNRFYEEWKFKHPTGYDFLRIAERESGMILDWYYEYWVETTKTIDYEVSSVEDSENGAVATLNRIGLMPMPLDIEVEFTDGSIKHYYIPMRIMWGQKENEFPEVERVVVEDWPWVFPDYELSIDRKPDEISRIEIDPSGRMADIDRSNNVWEQSSDN; encoded by the coding sequence ATGTTAAAAATTAAACTCGTACTACTTCTTGCAGCAACTCTGCTGTTTACCACATTTTTACCAACCAACAGTTCTGCACAAAAAGCAGGTTATTGGCAGCAAGCTGTAGATTATGAAATGGACATCGACTTTGATGTAGAAACCAATCGCTATCAAGGCCATCAAAAACTGACCTATCATAACAACTCTCCGGACACCATCGACCGGGTTTTCTACCATCTCTTTTTTAATGCATTTCAGCCAAACAGCATGATGGATAAGCGATCCAGAACGATAGCAGATCCGGATCGCCGAGTACGCGACAGAATTTATCACTATGATGAAACTGAAATCGGTTATCAGAAGATTGACTGGATTAAACAGAACGGCGAAGAAGTAGAGTTTACGGTAAAAGGCACCATCATGGAAGTTCACCTGAATGAGCCTATTGAGCCGGGTGAAAGTGTGGTATTCGAAATGGAACATGAAGCACAGGTCCCGCTCCAAACCCGACGGTCGGGTCGCGATAATGCAGAAGGAGTACGTTATTCCATGTCTCAATGGTTTCCAAAAATTGCAGCTTATGACGAAAATGGCTGGCATGCGAATCCATACATCGGGCGTGAATTTTATGCTCCATTTGGAACTTTTGATGTAAAAATTCACATCGACAGGGATTACGTAGTTGCAGCCGGTTCCATCCTTCAAAACCCGGAAGAAGTTGGTTATGGTTACGAAACTGCTGACATGCAGGTGAATCGACCTTCAGGTGAAAAACTGACCTGGCATTTCCAATCCGAAGATGTTCACGATTTTATGTGGGCTGCCGATCCGGACTACACACATACTACAGCACAGGTACCCGGCGGACCGCTTCTTCGATTTTTCTATCAGAAAGAAACAGTAGCAGAAAATGCACCTGAAGAGCGGCAAAGTGAACTTCTCGCCAACTGGGAAGCTCTACCTGAGTATACCGTTAAGTCATTTCAGTATATGAGCGAAAACTATGGTGATTACGCATATGATGAGTATATCACTATTCAGGGTGGAGACGGCGGAATGGAGTACACTATGGGTACACTCATCACCGGAAACCGAAATCTACAGAGCCTGGTTGGAGTAACGGTTCATGAATTTGTCCATGCCTGGTACGAAGGTGCGTTGGGTAACAACGAGACAAAAGATCAGTGGATTGATGAAGGATTTACAAGTTATGCATCTTCGTTCATCACAAATCATCTGTTCAATGATGGCGAAGGTGATCCGATGCTCTCTCGCTATAACGGCTATTATCGAACTGTCGAGGCAGGAATTGAAGAGCCGATGCACATTCATGCCGACCATTATGTAACCAACGCCGCCTATGGAATGGCTAGCTACACAAAAGGAGCAATGTTTCTCCACCAGCTTGGATACGTGATTGGTGATGACGTACTGAAAGAAACCCTCAACCGATTTTACGAAGAGTGGAAGTTCAAACACCCAACCGGTTACGACTTTCTTCGAATTGCTGAACGGGAAAGCGGAATGATTCTGGATTGGTACTACGAATATTGGGTTGAAACCACGAAAACCATCGACTACGAAGTATCATCCGTAGAGGATTCCGAAAATGGAGCCGTTGCCACACTTAATAGAATCGGCCTCATGCCAATGCCGTTGGATATAGAAGTTGAATTTACTGATGGATCCATCAAACACTACTATATCCCGATGCGAATAATGTGGGGACAGAAAGAGAATGAGTTCCCTGAAGTTGAACGTGTTGTTGTTGAAGACTGGCCATGGGTGTTCCCGGATTATGAGTTGTCTATTGACCGGAAACCGGATGAAATCTCCAGAATCGAAATCGATCCATCCGGAAGAATGGCCGACATCGACCGATCTAACAACGTTTGGGAACAGAGCAGCGATAATTAA
- a CDS encoding DUF3179 domain-containing protein: protein MENKITLLAFSTFIIFLLISCISNVDTEKTAFVHSCTSENWDVPCHQVVDGGSGKDGIPSIENPNYSSINDIHFLRDEDLVSGIKVGNEIIAHPNIIMFYHEIVNDVINDISITFSYCPLTGSAIAFESLVNGKSTTFGVSGLIHKNNLILYDRLTDSYWSQMISEGINGEHRGTSLATVKVVEMTWKAWKEAFPDSKVLNRNTGFTRDYTKYLYGEDYMTDNKRILFPVHNEDIRLEPKTLVHGIRTFSNAKAYPISGFSESIQVINDNLGQMEIVVAGSSSLHFTASFERKTNDDQLLEFEAVKNSFPIVMKDQENNTWNIFGEAVSGDRKGEKLTPTNGYNAYWFAWADFFPGTEIHLNF, encoded by the coding sequence ATGGAAAATAAAATCACTCTATTAGCTTTCAGCACTTTTATAATTTTCCTTTTAATTTCTTGTATTTCAAATGTAGATACTGAAAAAACTGCATTTGTACATTCTTGCACAAGTGAAAATTGGGACGTTCCATGCCATCAAGTTGTTGATGGAGGATCTGGGAAAGATGGTATTCCTTCTATTGAAAACCCAAATTATTCATCGATTAATGATATACATTTTTTACGTGATGAGGATCTTGTATCCGGTATAAAAGTAGGTAATGAAATTATTGCACATCCTAATATTATCATGTTTTATCATGAAATCGTAAATGATGTTATAAACGACATTTCTATAACATTTTCGTATTGCCCATTAACCGGTTCAGCAATTGCTTTTGAAAGTCTTGTGAATGGTAAATCCACTACGTTTGGAGTATCGGGATTGATCCATAAAAATAATCTCATTTTATATGATCGTTTAACCGACAGTTATTGGTCTCAAATGATTTCAGAAGGAATAAATGGAGAACACCGGGGAACAAGTCTTGCCACAGTAAAGGTTGTTGAAATGACATGGAAAGCCTGGAAAGAAGCTTTTCCGGATTCTAAAGTTTTAAACAGAAATACAGGTTTCACCCGTGATTATACAAAATACCTGTATGGTGAAGATTATATGACTGATAATAAACGAATTCTATTCCCTGTTCATAATGAAGACATCCGATTAGAACCAAAAACACTTGTTCACGGAATCCGCACATTTTCTAACGCAAAAGCTTATCCCATCTCAGGATTTTCAGAAAGCATACAGGTGATAAATGATAATTTAGGGCAGATGGAAATAGTAGTTGCAGGCAGCTCTTCATTACACTTTACAGCTTCTTTTGAAAGAAAAACGAATGATGATCAACTTTTAGAATTCGAAGCAGTTAAAAATAGTTTTCCTATTGTAATGAAAGATCAGGAGAACAATACATGGAATATATTCGGGGAAGCTGTAAGTGGAGATCGTAAAGGTGAAAAGTTAACTCCTACAAATGGCTATAATGCTTACTGGTTTGCGTGGGCTGATTTTTTTCCAGGAACTGAAATACATCTAAATTTTTAA